The genomic window ACGCCTCCGCCAGGAGCGTCTTGCCCACGGTCGTAGATCCGGTGAAGGATAGCTTGCGGACTTCGGGTCGGTTGAGCATCGCCGCGACAACCTTCCCCGAGCGCGAGGATGGGACGACGTTGACGACCCCGCCGGGCACGCCGACCTCGGCGAGGATCTCGGCGAGTGCGAGCGCCGTGAGAGGCGTCGCCGAGGCGGGCTTGAGGACGACGGTGCAGCCCGCGGCGAGGGCCGGGCCGATCTTTCGCGTCGCCATCGCGGCGGGGAAGTTCCACGGCGTGACGAGGACGGAGACCCCGATCGGCTGGTGGAGGACGACCATCCGGTTGCTGCCGGAAGGGTTCGTCCCGAGCCAGCCTCGGTTCCGGACCGCCTCCTCCGAGAACCAGCGGAAGAACTCGGCGGCGTACCGGACCTCCCCGCGGGAGTCGGAGAGCGTCTTGCCGTTCTCGATGCTCATGATGTAGGCGAGTCGCTCGGCCTGCTCAAGCATCCGCTCGAACGCCGCGCGCAGGAGCTCACCCCGCTCCCTGGGCGGCGTCGCGGCCCAGGGAGCAGACGCCCTCGACGCTGCCCCGCACGCCGCGATGCCGTCCTCGACCTCGCCGTCGGCGACCTCGGCGATGACCTCCTCGGTGGCGGGGTCGCGGACGGCCATCGTCGCGCCGCTGCTGGACGGCCGCCACTCGCCGCCGATGAAGAGACCGGTTCGGGGCAGGGCGATCTCCGTCCCGTCGGCGGCGAATGCTACCGGAGGGCGCGATGCCCCGGATCGGGGGGTGGTGTCGGTGCCAAGCCCTGCGGTCATCTCGTCTCCTCGTCGCGCGATCGCCCACCGGATGAGCAGGCGGACGCGCCCCTCGATTGTAGGAACTGTCCGACGGATCGTCGCCCTAGACCGCCTTGGTTCGGATCGCGCTCGCCGACGATCGCCGCGCCAACGATCTGGTCGGGCTGAATGGGCTTGAACCGCCGGGTTCCACACCCAGGATCGTGCTGCCTGAGTGGATCGCGAACGCGCTGCGGAGGAGCGCATGAGTCGCCGGGCCGAAAGGAATAGAACGTGGGCTTGTCGGGAGAGTTACGGCCGGCTAGACCCTTGGCAGACTCAGAAGGTTGTTGCTGGTCGTCCTGTCCGGGTCCGTCCGGAGGTAGTCGTTGAAGGTGCAGGATGGGCACGTCACCACCACGACATTCGCGCGCGTCCCGCCCGCATCGGTGTAGTAGCGGTCGCCACCGGGCTGGTGCAGGTCGCTGACGACCGTCTCTGACTCTGGAGAGACGACCAGCAGCGCGGCGTCGGCGCGTCCCTTGATGGTTTCGAGATCTTCCAACAACGTCCGGCCCGGTGTGAACGCGTCCCACCACGGCAGAAACTCAAGCGTCGGTCCTTGGAACTTCTGCAACACAGCCTTGGCTTGCGACTTTGCGGCCGACGACTCCCCGCCGAGGTGTATGCCTCGGCCGGGCTCAATCCTTGGGCATCGAGGACGGTTGACCGAGCCATTGTGCTTCCGTTTCGGAGACGCCGAGTCATTACCAACGAGGCAGGGGGCCGAGCGTCTAGGCCAGAGTACGAAACGGATAGAAGATCGCCGTTGGGTCCGGCCGGAGGATCAGGGTTACAGATCGCCTGATATACCCGTGTAACTGCGGTTCATATATCACCCTGAGCTCGCTGGCCCGTCGCTCGGGTTTCGGATTGAAGTCGTCCGGATGATTCACGAGGACGATTGCGTCCATCTCCCGCCCTTTCGCCTGATGACGCGTCATCAGGCGAACTGGGGAAGGCGGAACGACGAATCCCTTCACCATCACTCCCCGTGCAGGTCGTCGAGGGCCATTGCTTCCATGTGCGGACGCGCTGGCGAGCCGGTAGAGGGGCCTTGCCGCCGAGGTCATCAGCGATCGCGTTGGTCGCAGAGGTCGACGAACTCGGGGACGCACTCCTCCGCGACGCCAGGCGACGCCAGGCGCCGCCCGGAGCTGACGAAGCTCGCCGACTCGTTCGCGGCCAGTGCGGGCCGTGTCGGCCCGCGGGACCTTGTCTGTGCCGGAGTTCTCCTCGTTGTCGGACGCCGACCCTTGACCCCGAGGTGCGTCGGCAAATCATGGCGTAGATCGGAGGGCGGTCGCGCCGCGGGCTATCGGGAGGTCCATGCGACGGTCGCGCTGGACATCGTCCAGCGAGGTCGCGATCGCGGCAACGAGCTCGTCGACCTGCTCTTCGTTGATCACGAGCGGCGGACACAGGAACAACACGTTCCCTGGATGGAGGACGAACGTCAGCACCCCGTTCTCCCGCAGCCGGCTGACGATGGCCTGGCCGATGTCGAGGGGGAGCTCATCCGGGCGGTCCGCGTCTCGGAGCTCGACACCGTAGATGAGACCCGTTCCGCGGACGGCGATCACAAGGCCGCGGCCGAGCAACCCCTGGAGCGCGCGCTCCAAGTACGATCCGACGGTCGCCGCGTTGGTGACGAGGTGCTCCTCATCAATGATCTTCAGATTGGCCAGGGCCGCCGCGCAGGCGACCGGGTGGCCCCCGAACGTGTGACCATGAGCCAAGGCGCGGTGCGGCGCTCCGCGGAACTCAGTCGCGATCTTGCGACTCGCGATTGCGGCGGAAATGGGAATGTAGCCGCTCGATAACCCCTTCGAGACCGTCAGGATGTCGGGCGTCACGCCCGCTCGGTCGCTGGCGAACATCCGGCCCGTGCGGCCGAAGCCGGTGATGGCCTCATCGGCGATCAAGAGCACGTCGTGCTCGTCGCAGATCTCGCGGAGGCGGACCCAGAACGCGTCATCTGCTGGGTAGATGCCGGACGCCGTCGCGACCGGATCGATGATCACCGCGGCGACCGTGTCAGGTCGCTCAAACCTGATGAGCGCGTCGAACTCTTCGGCATCGTCAGGTGCGGCCACGAACCGGCCGATCGGCGGGAGTGGCTCGAAGTACTCCTTGTGGGTGCGGTAGTAGCTGCCATCGATCGCCATTGCCCCGTACGTGCATCCGTGGTACCCACCCCGCCTCGCGATAACCTTGAACTTCCCCTGCCGCCCACGAAGGTAGTGGTACTGACGCGCGATCTTGAGTCCGGCCTCAACGGCCTCGGAGCCACTTGATGCGAAATGCACCGCGTCGAGGTCGCCGGGTGCGAGGGCTGCCAACCGGTCCGCGAGCTCCACCGCCGGGCGCGAGACGTACCGGAGCGTGTCGAGGAATTCGAGCTGCGAGAGCTGGGCTGCCACCGCGGCGGCAATCTCGATCCGACCATGACCGATCGCGACCGCCT from Chloroflexota bacterium includes these protein-coding regions:
- a CDS encoding NAD-dependent succinate-semialdehyde dehydrogenase gives rise to the protein MTAGLGTDTTPRSGASRPPVAFAADGTEIALPRTGLFIGGEWRPSSSGATMAVRDPATEEVIAEVADGEVEDGIAACGAASRASAPWAATPPRERGELLRAAFERMLEQAERLAYIMSIENGKTLSDSRGEVRYAAEFFRWFSEEAVRNRGWLGTNPSGSNRMVVLHQPIGVSVLVTPWNFPAAMATRKIGPALAAGCTVVLKPASATPLTALALAEILAEVGVPGGVVNVVPSSRSGKVVAAMLNRPEVRKLSFTGSTTVGKTLLAEASRRVVSCSMELGGNAPFLVFADADMEQAVKGAMIAKMRNGGQACTAANRFYVEESVADEFAEKLGAAMSRLTIGAGTASDTECAPLINAEARDKLSRLVDDAVARGARIVCGGRPIGGKGYFVEPTVLTDVRPGSVLLDDEIFGPVAPIIPFRDLGEAIAAANATPYGLIAYVYTQDLARGLAVSEALEAGMIGLNRGLVSDPAAPFGGVKESGLGREGADVGMAEFLETKYIATGW
- a CDS encoding DUF3892 domain-containing protein, with translation MQKFQGPTLEFLPWWDAFTPGRTLLEDLETIKGRADAALLVVSPESETVVSDLHQPGGDRYYTDAGGTRANVVVVTCPSCTFNDYLRTDPDRTTSNNLLSLPRV
- a CDS encoding aspartate aminotransferase family protein, which encodes MTRPDPNMTTAERIGGHALDHLWMGNVPIDDVVAQGGPLVLTRGDGIYLWDESGRRYIDCIASLEAVAIGHGRIEIAAAVAAQLSQLEFLDTLRYVSRPAVELADRLAALAPGDLDAVHFASSGSEAVEAGLKIARQYHYLRGRQGKFKVIARRGGYHGCTYGAMAIDGSYYRTHKEYFEPLPPIGRFVAAPDDAEEFDALIRFERPDTVAAVIIDPVATASGIYPADDAFWVRLREICDEHDVLLIADEAITGFGRTGRMFASDRAGVTPDILTVSKGLSSGYIPISAAIASRKIATEFRGAPHRALAHGHTFGGHPVACAAALANLKIIDEEHLVTNAATVGSYLERALQGLLGRGLVIAVRGTGLIYGVELRDADRPDELPLDIGQAIVSRLRENGVLTFVLHPGNVLFLCPPLVINEEQVDELVAAIATSLDDVQRDRRMDLPIARGATALRSTP